In a single window of the Acidimicrobiia bacterium genome:
- a CDS encoding transposase — protein MLGTADRQGSFLGVDSLLVPLFEGDDSSFYARMAAHGDSLVRDEDFADCYSTGTGRPSIPPSLLMKVVLLQVRDDVSDREAARRAAKDLDWKRALG, from the coding sequence ATGCTTGGTACTGCTGATCGTCAGGGGAGTTTCTTGGGGGTGGATTCGCTTCTGGTGCCGCTTTTCGAGGGCGACGACTCGTCGTTTTATGCCCGGATGGCGGCCCACGGTGACAGCCTCGTGAGGGACGAGGATTTCGCTGACTGCTACTCGACGGGTACGGGACGCCCTTCGATTCCGCCTTCGCTGCTGATGAAGGTGGTGCTGTTGCAGGTGCGCGACGATGTGAGCGATCGGGAGGCGGCGCGGCGAGCGGCCAAGGATCTCGACTGGAAGCGGGCCCTCGG
- a CDS encoding pyridoxamine 5'-phosphate oxidase family protein, producing MARTDISMTLEEIDAFLATGRNLQVATKGLDGWPHVTTLWYTMRNGLITFRSFRRSQRIVNLGRDPRLTVLVETGDTYENLRGVMVKGTAELSDDRQEVLKVYGAVAAKYQFDGTALDPEAAEALFGARAAKNTVVTVHPDRIASWDHRRLGGAY from the coding sequence ATGGCACGCACCGATATCAGTATGACCCTCGAGGAGATCGACGCCTTTCTGGCCACGGGTCGGAACCTCCAGGTGGCGACGAAGGGTCTCGACGGGTGGCCGCATGTCACCACCCTCTGGTACACCATGCGCAACGGCTTGATCACGTTTCGTTCGTTCCGGCGTTCTCAGCGGATCGTCAACCTCGGCCGTGATCCGCGGCTCACCGTGCTCGTCGAAACCGGCGACACCTACGAGAACCTCCGCGGCGTCATGGTGAAGGGAACTGCCGAACTCTCAGACGACAGGCAAGAAGTGCTGAAGGTATACGGAGCCGTCGCCGCCAAGTACCAGTTCGATGGTACGGCTCTCGATCCTGAGGCTGCGGAGGCTCTGTTCGGTGCCCGTGCAGCCAAGAACACCGTGGTCACCGTACATCCCGATCGTATCGCGTCGTGGGATCACCGTAGGTTGGGCGGTGCCTACTAG